One genomic segment of Brassica napus cultivar Da-Ae chromosome A3, Da-Ae, whole genome shotgun sequence includes these proteins:
- the LOC106432115 gene encoding E3 ubiquitin-protein ligase At3g02290-like isoform X2, with protein sequence MGCVSSCFQVEDYEEDHTNPSSSVNRNCPCPRCLVNNLLNLYISLFRRGETPRSLPSSLQATTVSITSYDNFMSSTPWPLPYDSDPGYFHSRRDSLVSRRDKGSSHSHEEAEPLRSDADDEDSESFLVERSRWANKLTISGEDSREDFSKSTRRILKSKTIMEAGSNQGVYDDDEDVCPTCLEEYTSENPKIVTKCCHHYHLSCIYEWMERSQDCPVCGKVMEFNESP encoded by the exons atgggCTGTGTTTCTTCTTGCTTTCAAGTTGAAGACTATGAGGAGGATCACACTAATCCAAGTAGTTCTGTAAATAGAAACTGTCCATGCCCGAGATGTCTTGTTAATAACTTACTTAACCTG tatATCTCTTTGTTTAGAAGAGGCGAAACCCCACGCTCTCTCCCATCCTCTTTACAAGCTACTACTGTATCCATAACTTCCTATGATAACTTTATGTCCTCTACTCCATGGCCTCTGCCTTATGATTCTGATCCAGGATACTTTCATTCACGGCGTGATTCTCTTGTCTCAAGACGTGATAAGGGTTCTAGTCATTCACATGAGGAAGCTGAGCCCTTGAGAAGTGATGCTGATGATGAGGATTCTGAGTCTTTCCTAGTGGAAAGAAGCAGATGGGCTAATAAGCTTACTATCTCCGGTGAAGAttccagagaagacttctctaAATCCACTAGGAGAATTCTTAAGTCAAAGACAATTATGGAAGCGGGTAGTAACCAAGGCGTGTACGATGATGATGAAGACGTTTGTCCAACGTGTCTTGAAG AATACACATCAGAGAACCCGAAGATTGTTACAAAGTGTTGTCACCATTACCACCTCAGCTGCATTTATGAATGGATGGAGAGAAGCCAAGACTGTCCTGTTTGTGGAAAG GTGATGGAGTTCAACGAATCACCGTGA
- the LOC106432115 gene encoding E3 ubiquitin-protein ligase At3g02290-like isoform X1 yields the protein MGCVSSCFQVEDYEEDHTNPSSSVNRNCPCPRCLVNNLLNLYISLFRRGETPRSLPSSLQATTVSITSYDNFMSSTPWPLPYDSDPGYFHSRRDSLVSRRDKGSSHSHEEAEPLRSDADDEDSESFLVERSRWANKLTISGEDSREDFSKSTRRILKSKTIMEAGSNQGVYDDDEDVCPTCLEEYTSENPKIVTKCCHHYHLSCIYEWMERSQDCPVCGKVTVFMFSEYLHSFLIHVDAIVSLRRILR from the exons atgggCTGTGTTTCTTCTTGCTTTCAAGTTGAAGACTATGAGGAGGATCACACTAATCCAAGTAGTTCTGTAAATAGAAACTGTCCATGCCCGAGATGTCTTGTTAATAACTTACTTAACCTG tatATCTCTTTGTTTAGAAGAGGCGAAACCCCACGCTCTCTCCCATCCTCTTTACAAGCTACTACTGTATCCATAACTTCCTATGATAACTTTATGTCCTCTACTCCATGGCCTCTGCCTTATGATTCTGATCCAGGATACTTTCATTCACGGCGTGATTCTCTTGTCTCAAGACGTGATAAGGGTTCTAGTCATTCACATGAGGAAGCTGAGCCCTTGAGAAGTGATGCTGATGATGAGGATTCTGAGTCTTTCCTAGTGGAAAGAAGCAGATGGGCTAATAAGCTTACTATCTCCGGTGAAGAttccagagaagacttctctaAATCCACTAGGAGAATTCTTAAGTCAAAGACAATTATGGAAGCGGGTAGTAACCAAGGCGTGTACGATGATGATGAAGACGTTTGTCCAACGTGTCTTGAAG AATACACATCAGAGAACCCGAAGATTGTTACAAAGTGTTGTCACCATTACCACCTCAGCTGCATTTATGAATGGATGGAGAGAAGCCAAGACTGTCCTGTTTGTGGAAAGGTAACAGTTTTCATGTTCTCTGAATATTTGCATTCTTTTCTCATTCATGTTGATGCAATTGTTTCCCTCCGTCGCATTCTCAGGTGA
- the LOC106443125 gene encoding U3 small nucleolar ribonucleoprotein protein IMP3 — protein MRKLKFHETKLIRKTNFLEWKREGGHRENLITRRYHMGGRDDYKKYSGLCRMVQKLTNVMKQMDPTDPFRIQMTDLLLEKLYNVGVIPTRKSLALTDRLSVSSFCRRRLSTVLVHLKYAEHLTEAVTYIEQGHIRVGPDTITDPAFLVTRNMEDFITWVDSSKIKRKVLQYNDKLDDYDMLA, from the exons ACAAACTTCTTGGAATGGAAGAGAGAAGGTGGCCATCGCGAAAACCTCATCACGCGTCGTTACCACATGGGTGGTCGTGACGATTACAAAAA ATATTCAGGGTTGTGTAGGATGGTGCAGAAGCTGACGAATGTAATGAAACAGATGGACCCAACTGATCCTTTTCGGATTCAGATGACTGATTTGCTCCTAGAGAAACT ATACAACGTGGGAGTTATACCGACTAGGAAAAGCTTGGCTTTAACTGATCGCTTATCAGTTTCCTCCTTCTGCAG GCGTAGGCTATCGACTGTACTGGTTCACCTGAAGTACGCAGAGCACTTGACAGAAGCTGTGACGTATATAGAGCAAGGACACATTCGTGTAGGACCAGACACGATTACTGATCCAGCTTTCTTAGTAACAAGGAACATGGAAGATTTCATCACTTGGGTTGATTCTTCCAAGATTAAACGCAAGGTGCTTCAGTACAATGACAAATTAGATGACTACGACATGCTTGCTTGA